The sequence below is a genomic window from Halomonas halophila.
ACGACCGAGAGGAGAACCGTCGATGAGCCCACATCTGATCGTTCTGCCCGTCGTGCTGCCGCTGATCGCCGGGGTGCTGCTGCTGCGCACCCGCCACGGCAACCCGCGCAACAAGCGCTGGCTGGGCGTCGGCGCCACCCTGGCGCTGGTGGTGGTCTCGGCGATGCTGGTCGACCGGGCGGCGGGGGGCGAGATCGCCTACTACGCCCTCGGCGACTGGCAGCCGCCGTTCGGCATCGTGCTGGTGCTCGACCGGCTCTCGGCGCTGATGGTGCTGCTGACCTCGGTGCTGGCCCTGGGCTGCGTGATCTTCGCCTGCGGCGGCGACGACGAGCAGGGCAGCAACTTCCATGGCCTCTTCCAGCTGCAGCTGATGGGCATCAACGGCGCCTTCCTGACCGGCGACCTCTTCAACCTCTTCGTGTTCTTCGAGGTGCTGCTGCTGGCCTCCTACGCCCTGCTGCTGCACGGCGGCGGCAGGTCGCGCACCCAGGCCGCGGTCCACTACGTGGTGCTGAACCTGGCCGGCTCGTCGTTGTTCCTGATCGCCGTGGGCACCCTCTACGGCGCCACCGGCACCCTCAACATGGCCGACATGGCCGCCCGCATCGGCGAGCTGCCCGCCGAACGCAGCGGCCTGGTCACCGCCGGCGCGCTGCTGCTGCTGGTGGTGTTCGGCCTCAAGGCCGCCATCCTGCCGCTCTACTTCTGGCTGCCGCGGGCCTATGCCGCGGCCCCGGCCCCGGTGGCGGCGCTGTTCGCCATCATGACCAAGGTCGGCATCTACGCCATCCTGCGAGTCTACTCGCTGATCTTCGGCGAGCAGGCCGGCAGCCTGGCCGCCCTGCAGCAGCCCTGGGTCTGGTGGCTGGCCCTGGCGACCCTGGCCGTGGCCACCCTCGGCGTGCTGGCCGCCCGCGATCTGCGCCTGCTGGTGGCCTATCTGGTGCTGGTCTCGGTGGGCACCCTGCTGGCCGGCGTCGGCATGGGCACAGTCGAGGCCACGTCCTCGCTGCTCTATTACCTGGTGCACAGCACCCTGGTCACCGGCGGCCTGTTCCTGCTCGCCGAGATGATCGGCCTGCAGCGCGGCAAGGCCGGCACGCGCATCGTCCGCGGCCGCCCGCTGACCCAGGGCGGCGCCCTGGCGATGCTGTTCCTGGCCGGCGCCGTGGCCGTGGCCGGCCTGCCGCCGCTGTCCGGCGCCATCGGCAAGGCGCTGCTGCTTGACGCCGCCACGCCCGAGCAACAGCCGTGGCTGTGGCCGCTGCTGCTGATCAGCGGACTGGGCGCCATCATCGCCTTGTCCCGGGCCGGCTCGACGCTGTTCTGGCGCAGCCAGAAGGGCGAGCGCGACGGCGAGCCGCTGCCCCGCCAGCAGTGGATCGGCGTCACCCTGCTGATGGCCACCTCGCCGCTGCTGGTGGCACTGGCGGGCCCGGTGAGCGACTACACCCAGGCCGCCGCCGAGCAGCTAGCCAACCCCGACGCCATGGTCCGCACCCTGCTGTCCGACGCTGGAGACGCCTCATGATCCGCTCTCGCTCCTGGCTTCCGATCCCGATGCTGTCGCTGCTGCTGCTGGTGGTGTGGCTGCTGCTGGTGCGCAGCCTGGCCTTCGGCCAGTTCCTGCTGGGCGGCGCCCTGGCCATCGCCATCCCGCTGCTCACCTATCGCTTCTGGGACGTGCAGCCCAACGTCAAGCGACCCGGGCTGCTGCTGCGCTACGTGCTGCGGGTCCTCGGCGACATCGTGGTCGCCAACTTCCAGGTGGCCTGGCTGATCCTCAACCCGCGTCAGCGCTCGCGGCCTCACTTCGTCGAGTATCCACTGATGCTGGAGGAGCGCTTCACCATCACCCTGCTGGCCAGCACCGTCAGCCTGACGCCGGGCACGGTGTCGGCCAACCTGCGCATGGACGGCCGGACGCTGCTGATCCATGCCCTGGACGTGGAGGATGACGAGGCGCTGATCGAGCAGATCCGCGAACGCTACGAGCGCCCGCTCAAGGAGATCTACGAATGCTAGACATCGCCCTGAAGATCAGCCTGACGCTGGTGATGTTGGCCCTGCTGCTCAACACCTTCCGGCTGACGGTCGGCCCCAGCCTGCCCGACCGCATCCTGGCGCTGGACACCATGTACGTGAACTCCATCGCGCTGATCGTGCTGCTCGGCCTGTGGCTCGGCACCAAGACCTACTTCGAGGCGGCGGTGCTGATCGCCATGCTCGGTTTCATCAGCACCGTGGCGGTCTGCAAGTACCTGCTGCGCGGCGACATCATCGAATAGGAGAGCCCCGCATGACGTTCTACGTGATTCTCGAGGCCATCATCTCGCTGTTCCTGATCGCCGGCGGGGCCTTCGCCTTCATCGGCTCGCTGGGCATGGCCCACCTCCGCGACTTCTACATGCGCCTGCACGGGCCGACCAAGGCGACCACCATGGGCATCGGCTGCACCCTGGTCGCCTCGATGCTCTACTTCGGCATCGCCGACAGCGAGCCGGTGGTGCAGGAGATCCTGATTGCCCTGTTCCTGTTCATCACCGCCCCGGTGAGCGCCCACCTGCTGGCCAAGACCGGCCTGCACCTGCAGCTCAAGTACGTCGACAAGACCCGCGGGCGCCCCGTGGAGCTGCAGGAGGAAGAGGTCGGCCAGACGCCGGTGCCCCACGGTTCGCCCCCCGACCGCGGCCCCATCACGCTCGAGAAGCGCCCGCCGGGACGCTGAAACGGCCGACGCCTACCGCGGCTCGACACGAACGGGCGGCCCCTTGCGGGGCCGCCCGTTCGTGTTGTGACGGCTGGTGATGGACGGCCTACAGCCAGCCGGCGAGCTCCTGGCGGACGATGGCCTCGAGCGCCGCGACGTGATCGTCGCGGGCGTTCAGGCAGGGCACGTAGGTGAAGGTCTCGCCGCCGGCCGCGAGGAAGGCGTCGCGGATCTCCTGCTGGACCTCCTCGAGGGTCTCCACGCAGTCGGCGGAGAAGGCCGGGGAGATCACCGCGATATGCCTGCGCCCCTGGCGAGCCAGCTCGGCGACCCGCTCCACGGTGGCCGGCCCCACCCACTCCTCGGGACCGAACTTGGACTGGAAGGTGGTCTCGATCGCCGCATCGTCGACCCCCAGACGCTCCTGCAGCAGCCGAGTGGTCTGGCGGCAGTGGCAGTAGTAGGGATCGCCCTCGTCGAGGTAGCGCTTGGGCACGCCGTGATAGGAGGCCACCAGCACCTCCGGGGTCGACTCGGCGGCCGCATAGGCCTCGCGCACCGAGGCGGTGAGCGCCTCGAGGTAGGCCGGATGCCGGTAATAGGCGGGCACGGTGCGGATCGCCGGCTGCCACTTGAGGCGCATCAGGGTGCGGAAGGCCTGGTCGTTGGCGGTGGCGGTGGTCGGCGAGCCGTACTGGGGATAGAGCGGAAAGAACAGGATGCGCTCGCAGCCCCGGGCCTGCAGGCGACGCAGCACGCTGTCGGTGGAGGGATTGCCGTAGCGCATGCAGAAGTCCACCTCGACCTGGTCGCCGTAGGCCGTCTCGAGCCGCTCGCTCAGCTTCTCCGTCTGTTCCCGGGTGATGGTCAGCAGCGGGCTCTCGTCACGCTCCTGGTTCCAGATGCTGCGATAGGCCTTGCCGGAAATGAAGGGGCGCCGGGTCAGGATCACCAGCTGCAGCAGCGGCTGCCACAGCCAGCGCGAATAGTCGACCACGCGACGGTCGGACAGGAACTCGCCGAGGTAGCGGCGCATCGACCAGTAGTCCGTGGCGTCCGGCGTGCCGAGATTGACCAGCACCACACCGACCTTGGCGCGAGGCAGCGCGGGATGTTCCGCTGGCGCATGCCGCAGCCGCCCCTCTCCCGGTGAGTCCCGCTCGGCATCGGATGAGTGCTCTAAGGCTGGCATGGCGCGCGTTCCCCGTGGTCGACATGAGACGAAACTGAATGACCTAGCCTACCATCACGGGCGTTCGGGCGAAATATCGTTATACTATCGGTTAGATTTGTACAATTTCTGGTGAACCATGTCCCGTCCGCTGATCCTGGTGCTCGGCGACCAGCTCGATGTCGATCTGGCGAGCCTTCGCGAGGCGCCGCCCGAGGCCGTCATCGCCCTGTGCGAGGCCGCCGAGGAAGGCCGCTATGTGCCCCACCACCCCCAGAAGATCGCCCTGGTCCTGGCCGCCATGCGTCACTTCGCCGCCGACCTGCGCGACCGCGGCCACCGCGTCCACTACAGCGCCCTGGACGACCCCGACAACGCCCAGACGCTGCTCGACGAGGCCGAGCGACTGGCACGCCTGTACGGCTGCGACGAGATCCGCGCGGTGCGCCCGGGCGAGTGGCGGCTGTGGCAGGCCATGCGCGAACGCCAGGGCAGTGCCCTGCCCTGGCGGCTGATCGAGGACGATCGCTTCTACACCACCCCCGACGACTTCGCCGCCTGGGAGCAGGGACGCAAGTCACCGCGCCTGGAGTACTTCTACCGCGAGATGCGTCGCCGCACCGGCCTGCTGATGGAGGACGACGCGCCCGCCGGCGGGCGCTGGAACTACGACCACGACAACCGCGAGCCACTGCCCGAGGGGATCGAGGTGCCCGCCCCGCCCCGCCATCGCCGCGATGACGTGACCCGCGAGGTCATGACGCTGGTGGAAGAACACTTCGGAGACCACTTCGGTGACCTCGCGGGCTTTCACTGGCCGGTGACCCGGCGCCAGGCCCTGGCCGACCTGCGCCACTTCCTCGCCGAACTGCTGCCCGACTTCGGCCGCTACCAGGACGCCATCAGCGACAGCGAGCCCTTCCTGTTCCACTCACGGCTGTCGGCGGCACTGAACCTCGGCCTGCTCTCGCCACGGGAGCTGTGCGAGGGCGCCGAGCGCGAGTATCATCAGGGCCGCGCGCCGCTCAACGCGGCGGAGGGCTTCATTCGCCAGATACTGGGCTGGCGGGAATACGTGCGCGGCCTCTACTGGACGCGTATGCCCGACTACAAGCGTGCCAACGCCCTGGGGGCGAACCGCGGGCTGCCGGCCTGCTACTGGACCGGCGACACCGAACTGCGCTGCCTGAAGCGTGCCATCGAGATGACCCGCGACAATGCCTACGCCCACCACATCCAGCGGCTGATGGTCACCGGCAACGTCGCGCTGCTGTGCGACGTGGCGCCGGACGCGCTGTGCGACTGGTACCTGGCGGTCTACGCCGACGCCTGCGAGTGGGTGGAGCTGCCCAACACCCTGGGCATGGTGCTGCACGGCGACGGCGGGCTGATGGGCTCCAAGCCCTACTGCGCCTCGGGCAAGTACATCGACCGCATGTCGGACCACTGCCGGCACTGCCGCTTCGATCCCAAACGGGTCGTCGGCGACAACGCCTGCCCGCTCAACAGCCTCTACTGGCGCTTCCTCGAGACCCACCGCGAGGCGCTGTCGGGCAACCACCGCATGAAGCTGATCTACGGCTCGCTGGACCGCATGTCGGACGACAAGCGGGCGGCGATGCGCGACCAGGCCGAGGCCTTCCTCGCCGGGCTCGAAACCGAGCCGGCCTACGGTCGAGGCGAGCACCGCGCCGGCTATCATGACGCCACCGACCACGGAGCCCCCTG
It includes:
- a CDS encoding monovalent cation/H+ antiporter subunit D, with product MSPHLIVLPVVLPLIAGVLLLRTRHGNPRNKRWLGVGATLALVVVSAMLVDRAAGGEIAYYALGDWQPPFGIVLVLDRLSALMVLLTSVLALGCVIFACGGDDEQGSNFHGLFQLQLMGINGAFLTGDLFNLFVFFEVLLLASYALLLHGGGRSRTQAAVHYVVLNLAGSSLFLIAVGTLYGATGTLNMADMAARIGELPAERSGLVTAGALLLLVVFGLKAAILPLYFWLPRAYAAAPAPVAALFAIMTKVGIYAILRVYSLIFGEQAGSLAALQQPWVWWLALATLAVATLGVLAARDLRLLVAYLVLVSVGTLLAGVGMGTVEATSSLLYYLVHSTLVTGGLFLLAEMIGLQRGKAGTRIVRGRPLTQGGALAMLFLAGAVAVAGLPPLSGAIGKALLLDAATPEQQPWLWPLLLISGLGAIIALSRAGSTLFWRSQKGERDGEPLPRQQWIGVTLLMATSPLLVALAGPVSDYTQAAAEQLANPDAMVRTLLSDAGDAS
- a CDS encoding Na+/H+ antiporter subunit E; its protein translation is MIRSRSWLPIPMLSLLLLVVWLLLVRSLAFGQFLLGGALAIAIPLLTYRFWDVQPNVKRPGLLLRYVLRVLGDIVVANFQVAWLILNPRQRSRPHFVEYPLMLEERFTITLLASTVSLTPGTVSANLRMDGRTLLIHALDVEDDEALIEQIRERYERPLKEIYEC
- a CDS encoding K+/H+ antiporter subunit F, with the protein product MLDIALKISLTLVMLALLLNTFRLTVGPSLPDRILALDTMYVNSIALIVLLGLWLGTKTYFEAAVLIAMLGFISTVAVCKYLLRGDIIE
- a CDS encoding Na+/H+ antiporter subunit G; translated protein: MTFYVILEAIISLFLIAGGAFAFIGSLGMAHLRDFYMRLHGPTKATTMGIGCTLVASMLYFGIADSEPVVQEILIALFLFITAPVSAHLLAKTGLHLQLKYVDKTRGRPVELQEEEVGQTPVPHGSPPDRGPITLEKRPPGR
- the hemH gene encoding ferrochelatase → MPALEHSSDAERDSPGEGRLRHAPAEHPALPRAKVGVVLVNLGTPDATDYWSMRRYLGEFLSDRRVVDYSRWLWQPLLQLVILTRRPFISGKAYRSIWNQERDESPLLTITREQTEKLSERLETAYGDQVEVDFCMRYGNPSTDSVLRRLQARGCERILFFPLYPQYGSPTTATANDQAFRTLMRLKWQPAIRTVPAYYRHPAYLEALTASVREAYAAAESTPEVLVASYHGVPKRYLDEGDPYYCHCRQTTRLLQERLGVDDAAIETTFQSKFGPEEWVGPATVERVAELARQGRRHIAVISPAFSADCVETLEEVQQEIRDAFLAAGGETFTYVPCLNARDDHVAALEAIVRQELAGWL
- a CDS encoding cryptochrome/photolyase family protein, encoding MSRPLILVLGDQLDVDLASLREAPPEAVIALCEAAEEGRYVPHHPQKIALVLAAMRHFAADLRDRGHRVHYSALDDPDNAQTLLDEAERLARLYGCDEIRAVRPGEWRLWQAMRERQGSALPWRLIEDDRFYTTPDDFAAWEQGRKSPRLEYFYREMRRRTGLLMEDDAPAGGRWNYDHDNREPLPEGIEVPAPPRHRRDDVTREVMTLVEEHFGDHFGDLAGFHWPVTRRQALADLRHFLAELLPDFGRYQDAISDSEPFLFHSRLSAALNLGLLSPRELCEGAEREYHQGRAPLNAAEGFIRQILGWREYVRGLYWTRMPDYKRANALGANRGLPACYWTGDTELRCLKRAIEMTRDNAYAHHIQRLMVTGNVALLCDVAPDALCDWYLAVYADACEWVELPNTLGMVLHGDGGLMGSKPYCASGKYIDRMSDHCRHCRFDPKRVVGDNACPLNSLYWRFLETHREALSGNHRMKLIYGSLDRMSDDKRAAMRDQAEAFLAGLETEPAYGRGEHRAGYHDATDHGAP